A genomic window from Archaeoglobus profundus DSM 5631 includes:
- a CDS encoding NTPase, protein MKIAVTGRPGIGKTTLCMKVFKSLDDVEGFVTLEVREKGRRIGFKLHDLKSGEELWLAKVGEGYPKVGKYVVFLESIDRFAEMLKGYSGNLVIVDEVGPMELKSERFVRAMEDLIESPKNLLVTVHYRSRHPLVERIKREFELYVIDEKNRDEVAREIIRRFRG, encoded by the coding sequence GTGAAGATCGCCGTGACTGGAAGACCGGGTATCGGCAAAACTACGCTTTGCATGAAGGTTTTCAAGAGCTTGGATGATGTTGAGGGCTTTGTTACACTTGAGGTCAGAGAAAAAGGTAGAAGAATTGGTTTCAAGCTTCACGATCTCAAGAGCGGGGAGGAGCTCTGGCTCGCTAAGGTTGGAGAAGGTTACCCCAAGGTTGGAAAATACGTCGTCTTCTTAGAATCGATAGATCGTTTTGCGGAGATGCTGAAAGGTTACAGCGGAAATCTTGTCATAGTCGATGAGGTTGGTCCGATGGAGCTTAAAAGTGAGAGATTTGTAAGGGCGATGGAAGATCTTATTGAAAGTCCAAAAAATCTGCTCGTGACAGTTCACTATAGATCGAGGCATCCTCTCGTTGAAAGAATCAAGAGGGAGTTCGAACTATATGTAATCGATGAGAAGAACAGGGATGAGGTGGCGAGAGAGATAATAAGGAGGTTCAGGGGATGA
- a CDS encoding tRNA (guanine(10)-N(2))-dimethyltransferase: MIVEEGKVKIKLDRDVFYNPRMRFCRDLDVLVWRVLDDKREFLDALAGTGVRGIRAKVEGGYDVVYFNDRNPKAVELIKENMKLNGIEAEVFNKDANILMREKKFWHIDLDPFGSPAEFMDSASFSVKKYLSVTATDTAAFCGSATESGLRKYFVFAEMTDIYPEIGLRALIGYVARELAKYEKGIEVLVCWTKEHYYRIHLKVRKSLRASKDTVKKLGYMLYCPNCMNRDFVGVGECFERCECGGRFRIYGPIWLGDVKDAEIVRKMLEYAKGKAEKFVKAIAEELNTPLAYNIHALSKKLKINPPKMEKILTDLRENGFTASRVHYSGTVLKTNAKIVDLISLLNS, encoded by the coding sequence ATGATAGTCGAGGAAGGCAAGGTTAAAATCAAGCTCGACAGGGACGTTTTCTACAATCCTCGAATGAGATTCTGCAGGGATTTGGATGTTCTCGTTTGGAGGGTTTTGGATGACAAACGAGAGTTTTTGGATGCCTTAGCTGGAACCGGTGTGAGAGGGATAAGGGCTAAAGTGGAGGGAGGTTACGATGTAGTATACTTCAACGACAGGAATCCCAAGGCAGTCGAACTTATTAAAGAGAATATGAAGCTTAACGGTATCGAGGCTGAGGTTTTCAACAAGGATGCAAACATCCTGATGAGAGAAAAAAAGTTCTGGCACATCGATTTAGATCCGTTTGGAAGTCCTGCAGAGTTCATGGACTCGGCAAGTTTCTCAGTTAAGAAGTATCTCAGCGTTACAGCAACAGATACAGCTGCGTTCTGCGGTTCCGCAACGGAATCTGGCTTGAGGAAGTATTTCGTCTTCGCCGAAATGACAGATATCTATCCGGAGATAGGATTGAGAGCTTTGATAGGTTACGTTGCGAGAGAGCTTGCTAAATACGAGAAAGGGATTGAAGTTCTCGTATGTTGGACTAAGGAGCACTACTATCGAATCCACTTGAAGGTTAGGAAATCTTTGAGGGCTTCAAAGGACACTGTAAAAAAGTTGGGATACATGCTTTACTGTCCCAATTGCATGAACAGGGATTTTGTCGGAGTTGGTGAATGTTTTGAGAGATGTGAGTGCGGTGGAAGATTCAGGATTTACGGTCCGATCTGGCTTGGGGATGTTAAAGATGCAGAAATAGTTAGGAAGATGCTCGAATACGCTAAGGGGAAGGCTGAGAAGTTCGTTAAGGCTATAGCTGAGGAGCTAAACACACCTCTTGCATACAACATCCATGCGTTGTCGAAAAAACTGAAGATAAACCCTCCGAAAATGGAGAAGATACTTACAGACCTCAGAGAAAACGGTTTTACTGCTTCAAGGGTGCACTACTCCGGAACGGTTTTAAAAACAAACGCCAAAATTGTAGATTTGATTTCACTGCTTAACTCCTAA
- a CDS encoding DUF5350 domain-containing protein has product MGKTGSVTWVKIKKRNSNEYRLVPTKWQYYKKPGPNQKYTSDGKKRRRIKRSPKSILGVKQ; this is encoded by the coding sequence ATGGGTAAGACTGGTAGTGTAACGTGGGTTAAGATCAAGAAGAGGAACAGCAACGAATACAGGCTAGTTCCTACGAAATGGCAGTATTACAAGAAGCCCGGACCGAACCAGAAGTACACATCTGACGGAAAAAAGAGAAGGAGGATAAAGAGGTCGCCGAAGTCGATCTTAGGAGTTAAGCAGTGA
- a CDS encoding type II toxin-antitoxin system RelE family toxin encodes MSYQIKTTDEFEEQFKKLTRKNKALAEMFAKAILKLKENPMLVSL; translated from the coding sequence ATGAGTTATCAAATTAAAACCACAGATGAATTTGAAGAACAATTTAAAAAGTTAACAAGAAAGAATAAAGCCTTAGCTGAGATGTTCGCTAAGGCAATTTTGAAATTGAAAGAAAATCCCATGCTGGTAAGCCTTTAA
- the metG gene encoding methionine--tRNA ligase — MKLVTCGLPYANGKAHIGHLRTYIPADVYVRYLRLLGEKVLFICGSDCHGTPIVVNAEKEGISPKELVDRYHEHFQKVFKELEVEFDFYGRTDAEYNHRRTQEIVKTLMDKGYIYAKEIELAYCPKCDRFLPDRYVEGICPYCGAVARGDECDQGCGRHLEPGEILQPKCKICGSPAVFKKQKHYFFKLTAFKDFLMDYLENKLQGTSNALNYAREWVRRELKDWCITRNLEWGVKFPGENLVVYVWVDAPIGYISFTEQACKLKGCNWEDIWKNGEISDITHFIGLDIVYHHCIFWPAMLKGADYSLPKAVVASGMVKVEGKTFSKSRGYVVWVEDDYLKAGFHPDYLRYYIVSYTSHEKDLNFSWRVFKDKVNNELIGTFGNFIYRVLHFAWKNFGRVRMNVDKETLEKISNVKDKIVESLKVWEFKEICDAFMELATFGNEFFQSKKPWELIKTNREECERVLANAIQLVKALLIFAYPVMPKSMENVAKVINLDLKNARLDDALKVDDVVELSKPKIPFEKVEDKKIEEMERIMIERIRRAESGEKEKEEELVDIKDFTKLDIRIGKIIKAERIKGSKKLLRLEVDIGGEIRQIVAGIAETYSPEDLIGKLVPVLVNIKPAKLMGVESRGMILAVDVDGKAVLLQPEKDVPVGSKIR; from the coding sequence ATGAAGCTCGTTACCTGTGGCTTACCCTATGCGAACGGTAAGGCACACATAGGTCATCTGAGAACTTACATTCCCGCTGACGTCTACGTCAGATACCTCAGGCTTTTGGGAGAAAAAGTCCTGTTCATCTGCGGTAGCGATTGCCACGGAACACCGATAGTCGTAAACGCTGAGAAGGAGGGAATATCTCCGAAAGAGCTTGTGGATAGATATCACGAACACTTTCAGAAAGTCTTTAAAGAGCTTGAGGTTGAATTCGATTTTTACGGGAGGACTGACGCTGAATACAACCATCGCAGGACTCAGGAAATAGTAAAGACACTCATGGATAAGGGATACATCTACGCTAAGGAAATTGAGCTTGCATACTGTCCGAAGTGCGACAGATTTTTACCTGATCGATATGTGGAGGGAATTTGTCCATACTGCGGTGCAGTTGCGAGAGGAGATGAGTGCGATCAAGGTTGTGGAAGACATTTGGAGCCGGGAGAGATTTTACAGCCGAAGTGTAAGATTTGTGGGAGTCCGGCAGTTTTCAAGAAGCAGAAGCACTACTTCTTCAAGCTTACAGCCTTCAAAGACTTTCTAATGGACTACTTGGAGAATAAACTTCAGGGAACTTCCAACGCTTTGAACTATGCAAGGGAATGGGTAAGGAGAGAGCTCAAGGATTGGTGCATAACTCGAAACTTGGAATGGGGTGTTAAGTTCCCTGGCGAAAATTTAGTTGTCTATGTCTGGGTTGATGCACCTATAGGCTACATATCTTTCACAGAACAGGCTTGTAAGCTCAAAGGCTGTAACTGGGAGGATATTTGGAAGAATGGTGAGATTAGTGACATAACGCACTTCATAGGCTTAGACATAGTCTATCATCACTGCATATTCTGGCCTGCAATGTTGAAAGGAGCAGACTATTCATTGCCTAAAGCCGTTGTAGCAAGTGGAATGGTAAAGGTGGAAGGCAAAACTTTCTCCAAGAGCAGAGGATACGTTGTCTGGGTTGAAGACGACTATCTCAAGGCTGGATTTCATCCAGACTATCTAAGATACTACATTGTGAGCTACACATCTCATGAGAAGGATCTTAATTTCTCTTGGAGGGTTTTCAAGGACAAGGTAAACAACGAGCTGATCGGAACTTTCGGCAACTTCATCTATAGAGTTCTTCACTTCGCTTGGAAGAACTTTGGCAGGGTTAGGATGAATGTTGATAAAGAGACACTCGAAAAAATTTCGAATGTTAAAGATAAAATCGTTGAATCTCTGAAAGTCTGGGAGTTCAAGGAGATTTGTGATGCATTTATGGAATTAGCCACATTCGGAAACGAGTTCTTCCAGTCCAAAAAGCCTTGGGAGTTGATAAAGACCAATAGGGAAGAATGTGAAAGGGTTTTGGCAAACGCAATCCAGCTTGTGAAAGCTCTTTTGATATTTGCATATCCAGTGATGCCCAAGAGCATGGAAAACGTTGCTAAGGTGATAAACTTGGATCTGAAGAATGCAAGACTTGACGACGCTTTAAAGGTTGATGATGTTGTTGAACTTAGTAAACCTAAGATTCCGTTTGAGAAAGTTGAAGACAAGAAGATCGAGGAGATGGAAAGAATTATGATAGAGAGAATTAGAAGAGCTGAGAGCGGTGAGAAAGAGAAGGAGGAAGAACTCGTAGATATAAAGGACTTTACAAAGCTGGACATAAGGATTGGTAAGATTATCAAGGCTGAAAGAATAAAGGGTAGCAAAAAACTGCTAAGGCTTGAGGTTGATATTGGAGGTGAGATTAGACAGATAGTCGCTGGAATTGCAGAGACCTACAGCCCTGAGGATTTAATAGGAAAGCTCGTGCCCGTTTTGGTGAATATAAAGCCCGCAAAGCTTATGGGTGTTGAAAGCAGGGGAATGATCTTGGCTGTTGATGTAGATGGCAAAGCGGTGCTTCTACAGCCTGAGAAAGATGTACCAGTTGGCTCAAAGATAAGATGA
- a CDS encoding ASCH domain-containing protein has translation MKHLEFKDKYKELLLSGRKRATIRLQCYVKEGDEVFVHCGGKIIGTAKIKKVEERSLEEIDDELAKADGFNSKEELINEIKKLYGCPKKVYVIWFDFKPFKNEIDPHEMYYSDADLVEVAKKALENLSLSEGDKRILELFIKTQSIRKTAMKLGGIKKRGVVRKVLRKCLNELRKRGLI, from the coding sequence ATGAAGCACCTCGAATTTAAAGACAAGTACAAAGAACTACTGTTAAGCGGGAGGAAGAGAGCAACGATTAGACTACAGTGTTACGTTAAGGAAGGGGATGAAGTCTTCGTTCACTGCGGTGGCAAGATAATCGGCACTGCGAAGATAAAAAAGGTGGAGGAAAGAAGCTTGGAAGAAATTGACGACGAACTTGCCAAAGCTGACGGATTCAACAGCAAAGAAGAGCTTATCAATGAGATAAAAAAACTGTATGGATGTCCGAAAAAGGTTTACGTGATCTGGTTCGATTTCAAGCCCTTTAAGAATGAGATCGATCCGCACGAGATGTATTACAGTGATGCCGATCTTGTTGAAGTCGCTAAGAAAGCTTTGGAGAATCTAAGTCTGAGCGAGGGTGATAAAAGAATTCTTGAGCTTTTTATAAAAACGCAGAGCATAAGGAAGACTGCAATGAAGTTGGGTGGGATTAAGAAGAGAGGTGTCGTTAGGAAGGTGTTGAGGAAGTGTCTAAATGAGCTTAGAAAGAGGGGCTTGATTTAG
- a CDS encoding DEAD/DEAH box helicase — MEYVHHPLIRENTIERRSYQIAITATALMRNTLVVLPTGLGKTVIALLVIASRLHNKGGKALVLAPTKPLVEQHANFFRKTLKIPSNEIVALSGEVPPDKRYQLWNKAKVVVSTPQVIENDLISGRISLEDVVHVTFDEAHRAVGNYSYVFIAKAYMEQAKDPLILAITASPGSDIERIEEVIKNLYIEDVEVRTELDEDVKPYIHERAIEWVRVEMPKELKEVRDLLNECVELRLMRLEGLGVKARGLSKKELLALQEALQSEAYESGDQRLFEALSVLAEILKIHHAIELIETQGLDALKHYLRRIVVEAKSRGGSRASKSIIADPKFKKAVVKALKCEVDHPKLEKLKEIVSSQLKEKPESRIIVFTNFRDTAEVISRELQSMGVPAVRFVGQANRENDRGLRQREQVEIVERFRAGDIKVLVATSVGEEGLDIPEVDLVVFYEAIPSEIRSIQRKGRTGRKKEGRIVVLVTKGTRDEAYFYISLRKERAMFERLRDLKFMLKRTQKSLEEFKVGNLKDVTVYVDSREMRSEVVKKLYEKANVRVGNFNADYVVSDRVAIERKTADDFVDSIIDRRLFDQLIELKKHYLKPVLIVEGDGIYRRLNPNAIRGALATVIVDFGIPVIFTKSPEETAEFIVSLARREQLAKDREVSPHYGKTKMTLKEQMEYVVSSISDIGPVIARNLLEHFQTIENIAKASVEDLMKVPKVGKKTAEKIVRIMKTPYSEADKFVE, encoded by the coding sequence GTGGAATACGTTCATCATCCTCTCATAAGGGAGAACACGATTGAGAGGAGATCTTACCAGATCGCCATAACCGCAACGGCCTTAATGAGGAACACATTGGTAGTACTCCCTACGGGATTGGGTAAGACCGTCATTGCTCTCCTAGTCATAGCCTCACGTCTGCACAACAAGGGTGGCAAGGCTTTGGTTTTAGCACCTACGAAACCTTTGGTTGAACAGCATGCAAACTTCTTCAGAAAGACTCTAAAAATTCCAAGTAATGAGATAGTTGCTTTAAGCGGTGAGGTCCCCCCAGATAAGAGATATCAGCTCTGGAATAAGGCAAAAGTTGTAGTTTCGACACCACAAGTGATTGAGAATGATTTGATATCTGGCAGAATATCGCTCGAAGATGTCGTTCACGTTACCTTTGATGAGGCTCATAGGGCTGTTGGAAACTATTCTTACGTTTTCATAGCCAAAGCCTATATGGAACAGGCTAAAGATCCCCTTATCCTTGCAATAACGGCATCACCGGGTAGCGACATTGAGAGAATTGAAGAGGTGATAAAGAACCTTTACATAGAGGATGTTGAGGTTAGAACCGAGTTAGATGAGGACGTAAAGCCCTACATTCACGAGAGAGCCATAGAGTGGGTAAGAGTTGAGATGCCCAAAGAGCTTAAAGAGGTCAGAGACCTCCTGAACGAGTGTGTAGAACTGAGACTGATGAGACTTGAAGGGTTGGGTGTTAAGGCAAGGGGTTTAAGCAAGAAGGAACTATTAGCTCTGCAAGAAGCTCTACAAAGTGAGGCCTATGAAAGCGGGGATCAGAGGCTCTTTGAAGCTTTGTCAGTTTTGGCTGAAATCCTGAAGATACACCATGCAATAGAATTGATAGAAACTCAAGGCTTGGATGCCCTGAAACATTACTTGAGAAGGATAGTCGTTGAAGCTAAGTCGAGGGGAGGCAGCAGAGCTTCAAAAAGCATAATAGCCGATCCTAAGTTCAAAAAAGCTGTAGTTAAAGCTTTGAAGTGTGAAGTTGACCATCCGAAGCTTGAAAAGCTGAAAGAAATAGTTTCAAGCCAGTTAAAGGAAAAGCCCGAATCAAGGATAATTGTTTTCACGAACTTTAGGGATACGGCTGAAGTTATATCTAGGGAGCTACAAAGTATGGGAGTACCAGCCGTAAGATTTGTGGGACAAGCCAACAGAGAGAACGATAGGGGATTAAGGCAAAGGGAGCAGGTTGAGATTGTTGAGAGGTTCAGAGCTGGAGATATAAAGGTCCTAGTCGCCACATCCGTTGGAGAAGAGGGGTTGGATATTCCTGAAGTTGATCTCGTTGTATTTTACGAGGCTATACCTTCCGAGATCAGGTCGATTCAGAGAAAAGGAAGGACTGGAAGAAAGAAGGAGGGAAGAATAGTAGTTTTGGTGACGAAAGGGACAAGGGACGAGGCTTACTTCTACATAAGTTTGAGAAAGGAGAGAGCAATGTTCGAAAGATTGAGAGATCTTAAATTCATGCTTAAAAGAACTCAGAAGAGTTTAGAGGAATTTAAAGTTGGCAATCTCAAAGATGTAACCGTTTACGTCGATTCGAGGGAAATGAGGTCTGAGGTAGTTAAAAAGCTCTACGAGAAAGCGAATGTAAGGGTTGGGAACTTTAATGCTGATTATGTTGTTAGTGACAGGGTCGCAATAGAGAGAAAAACTGCGGACGACTTTGTGGACAGTATAATTGATAGAAGGCTGTTCGATCAGTTGATCGAGTTGAAGAAACATTATCTCAAACCTGTTCTCATAGTTGAAGGAGATGGAATTTACAGGCGCTTAAATCCGAATGCAATAAGAGGGGCTCTTGCCACGGTAATAGTCGATTTCGGTATTCCCGTGATATTCACAAAAAGTCCAGAAGAGACTGCTGAGTTCATAGTGAGTTTGGCAAGGAGAGAGCAGTTAGCAAAGGATAGAGAGGTCTCACCACACTACGGCAAGACTAAGATGACTCTCAAGGAGCAGATGGAATACGTCGTATCTTCGATTTCGGATATAGGACCGGTAATAGCGAGGAATCTGCTAGAACACTTTCAAACGATTGAGAATATAGCTAAGGCAAGCGTTGAAGATCTCATGAAAGTCCCGAAAGTCGGTAAAAAAACGGCTGAAAAGATCGTAAGAATTATGAAAACGCCTTACAGCGAAGCGGATAAGTTTGTTGAGTGA
- a CDS encoding MGS domain-containing protein has protein sequence MNVLISVSRKDKLERFAKALVNLGYTLYATEGTAKFLENCGIPVRRLSEITHLSESEDLKTLHPEVFKRIYGGFFSLIVVNLYEDKVDVGGVALIRAGIKAGVPVVCYPEDYEKVLEDLKNGRDLSWLDLKALLYLIYNDLELLKRKLYISRDIA, from the coding sequence ATGAATGTACTGATATCAGTCAGTAGAAAGGACAAACTCGAAAGATTTGCCAAAGCTTTGGTCAATCTGGGGTACACCTTATATGCTACAGAAGGAACGGCAAAATTCCTTGAGAATTGCGGGATTCCCGTTAGGAGACTTTCTGAAATTACACACCTTAGCGAGAGTGAAGATTTAAAGACATTGCATCCAGAAGTGTTTAAAAGGATATACGGCGGATTTTTCAGCCTCATTGTCGTAAATCTCTACGAAGATAAGGTGGACGTTGGTGGGGTTGCACTGATTAGGGCTGGTATCAAAGCTGGAGTGCCAGTGGTTTGCTATCCAGAAGACTACGAGAAAGTTTTGGAGGATTTGAAAAACGGAAGAGATTTAAGCTGGCTTGACTTGAAGGCTTTGCTTTATCTGATTTACAACGACTTGGAGTTGCTAAAAAGAAAGTTGTATATATCGAGAGATATCGCTTAA
- a CDS encoding ArsR family transcriptional regulator, whose protein sequence is MRRVKLVNDVVDLVPILYMFSTTTYKNVYSALLDDWYTLNELKEMFGEGVEEALKILKSAGMLEVRWRMPKDPAGKPEKEYHVTYTHLNASFYVSLIELNKVLEVIFMPEDEFEEVVKKVIDEIKAGRMSVQHISRDLKLEPIVVRAIAKRSLKLNLKGNIVEIAKEEEI, encoded by the coding sequence ATGAGAAGAGTGAAGCTAGTCAACGATGTCGTGGATCTCGTCCCTATACTCTACATGTTCTCAACGACAACATACAAGAATGTTTACAGTGCACTATTGGACGACTGGTACACTCTAAATGAACTCAAGGAGATGTTCGGAGAGGGTGTTGAGGAAGCTTTGAAAATATTGAAAAGTGCCGGAATGCTCGAAGTGAGATGGAGAATGCCAAAAGATCCAGCTGGAAAGCCAGAAAAGGAGTATCATGTTACATACACACACCTTAACGCTAGCTTCTACGTCTCACTCATAGAACTAAACAAAGTCTTGGAAGTAATATTCATGCCGGAGGACGAGTTTGAAGAAGTCGTTAAGAAAGTTATCGATGAGATAAAGGCTGGAAGGATGAGCGTTCAGCACATAAGCAGAGATTTAAAGCTTGAGCCAATAGTCGTTAGAGCTATTGCCAAGAGATCTCTAAAGCTGAACCTCAAGGGGAACATTGTTGAAATTGCCAAGGAGGAGGAAATTTGA
- a CDS encoding DUF504 domain-containing protein — protein sequence MKIKEILDKFKWHPNYDISKVTVVYIDRPKGFSEIRGDEIEKAGYKFLYLKSGLMIPVHRVVEIRYDKEVVWRKGDVEKQV from the coding sequence TTGAAAATTAAAGAAATTCTTGACAAGTTTAAGTGGCATCCCAATTACGATATCAGCAAGGTAACCGTAGTTTATATCGACAGACCGAAAGGCTTCTCTGAGATAAGAGGCGATGAAATTGAGAAGGCTGGATACAAGTTTCTCTATTTGAAATCTGGTCTGATGATTCCTGTTCATAGGGTTGTTGAAATAAGATACGATAAAGAAGTTGTGTGGAGGAAGGGAGATGTTGAGAAGCAGGTTTAA
- the argH gene encoding argininosuccinate lyase, which yields MDPLALEFTSSIDQDRYIFYYDILVDLAHVLGLLKCGHISRDDAKAIIRALLEIRDKGYEAIPKEYEDVHEAIEAEVTKLTQAGKKMHTARSRNDEVATCLRMFARDRLLSIASAILDLRRVLLKRAEESIDVIMPGFTHLQYAQPTRLSHHILAYHDMLKRDFDRVIETFRRVNLSPLGACAFAGTSFELDRNYTAELLGFDGVVENSCDAVASRDFLIESVFVATQLMLTLSRMAEEIVLWCSEFDFIDLPEEYASTSSIMPQKKNPDVAELIRAKAGRLIGNLTGVMSIYKAMPLTYNRDFQEMNEILFKSLEIADLSTILMAGMFEKIVFKTDVMREKVLKSFTVASEIADRLTKAGIPFRDAHRIVGRAVAEGDLSKVLDIAKEMSYDVKVDLDVSVEEVVEGRKNIGGTSKSEVLRMIEDRLAMLEKDYDTLNSIIDSIVLKLEKLYGEVEQLLK from the coding sequence ATGGATCCGCTGGCTTTGGAATTCACGTCGTCGATTGATCAAGACAGATACATCTTCTACTACGACATACTTGTAGATTTAGCTCACGTCCTAGGTTTGCTTAAATGCGGTCATATAAGCAGAGATGATGCCAAAGCAATTATCAGGGCACTTCTTGAGATCAGAGACAAGGGCTACGAGGCCATACCTAAGGAATACGAGGATGTACATGAGGCTATTGAAGCTGAGGTTACAAAGCTAACGCAAGCTGGAAAGAAGATGCATACCGCGAGAAGTAGGAACGATGAGGTTGCAACGTGCTTGAGGATGTTTGCGAGGGATAGGCTACTTTCAATAGCTAGTGCAATTTTAGATTTGAGAAGAGTTTTGCTGAAGAGGGCTGAAGAAAGTATAGATGTGATAATGCCGGGTTTTACGCATTTGCAATACGCGCAACCCACAAGACTTTCTCATCATATCTTAGCATATCACGACATGCTCAAGAGAGATTTCGACAGAGTAATTGAGACGTTTAGAAGAGTAAATTTGTCCCCGCTAGGTGCCTGTGCATTCGCCGGGACATCCTTCGAGCTCGATAGAAATTATACAGCTGAGCTTCTGGGATTTGATGGTGTTGTAGAGAACAGCTGCGATGCTGTGGCTAGTAGGGATTTCCTGATAGAATCCGTTTTCGTAGCAACTCAGCTGATGCTAACTCTAAGTAGGATGGCTGAGGAGATAGTTTTATGGTGTTCCGAATTCGATTTCATCGATTTACCTGAGGAATATGCATCTACATCATCAATAATGCCACAGAAGAAAAATCCGGACGTTGCGGAGTTGATAAGAGCCAAGGCTGGTAGATTGATCGGTAATTTGACTGGAGTTATGAGCATTTACAAGGCTATGCCTCTGACATACAACAGAGACTTTCAGGAGATGAACGAAATACTGTTTAAATCGCTTGAGATAGCGGATTTATCCACAATTCTAATGGCTGGAATGTTTGAGAAAATCGTGTTTAAGACGGATGTTATGCGCGAAAAAGTTCTAAAGAGTTTTACAGTTGCAAGTGAAATTGCAGATAGGCTTACGAAGGCGGGAATTCCGTTTAGAGATGCACATAGGATCGTTGGCAGGGCTGTTGCTGAGGGTGATTTGAGTAAAGTTTTGGATATTGCCAAAGAGATGAGCTATGACGTTAAAGTTGATTTGGATGTGAGTGTTGAAGAAGTTGTTGAAGGAAGGAAGAATATCGGTGGCACTTCCAAGAGTGAAGTTTTGAGGATGATAGAAGACAGACTGGCCATGCTTGAGAAGGATTACGATACGCTGAATAGTATAATCGACTCCATAGTTCTAAAACTCGAAAAACTTTACGGAGAAGTGGAACAACTGCTGAAGTGA
- the gatD gene encoding Glu-tRNA(Gln) amidotransferase subunit GatD — translation MTLEGKRVRIKAKGRIFEGIVMPSFTDCLVLKLDNGYNVGFKDYEVLEILEEKPISFPKPKIEKKEELPNVMIISTGGTIASKVDYRTGAVTSQFTAEEIVGDVPELLDVCNVDAMLLYNILSENMKPKHWIELAREVYKAIKKGYEGVIVTHGTDTMHYSASALAFMLSTPIPIVFTGAQRSSDRPSSDASMNVFCSAVTAVSDLGEVVVVMHGTTSDDYCLIHRGVKVRKCHTSRRDAFRTINYTPLGKVHYPSGEIEWIGERFKRGERELELRDKLEEKCVLIKFFPGLSPDILEYYYERGYRGFVLEGTGLGHVSTDWVDTIKRIAEDSLIVMTSQCLWGRVCCRVYDTGRYLLRAGVIEGEDMLPEVALVKVMWLLGNYDLEEAKKLVKENLVGEITPSTRYDYS, via the coding sequence ATGACGCTTGAAGGTAAGAGAGTCAGGATCAAGGCTAAAGGCAGGATTTTTGAGGGAATTGTAATGCCCTCTTTTACGGATTGTCTTGTCCTCAAGCTCGATAACGGTTATAACGTTGGCTTCAAGGATTACGAAGTTTTGGAGATTCTAGAGGAAAAGCCAATAAGTTTTCCCAAGCCGAAGATCGAAAAGAAGGAAGAGTTGCCGAATGTGATGATAATCTCAACTGGTGGAACTATTGCGAGTAAGGTCGATTACAGGACTGGAGCTGTTACAAGCCAGTTTACAGCTGAGGAGATAGTTGGAGATGTCCCCGAGCTTTTAGACGTCTGCAACGTCGATGCGATGCTTCTGTACAACATTCTCAGCGAGAACATGAAACCAAAGCATTGGATAGAGCTAGCGAGAGAAGTGTATAAAGCTATCAAGAAGGGGTACGAAGGCGTAATAGTAACTCATGGCACAGATACAATGCACTATTCAGCCTCTGCCTTGGCCTTCATGCTTTCAACACCAATTCCAATCGTATTTACGGGGGCACAGCGTAGTAGCGATAGACCTTCGAGCGATGCCTCGATGAATGTGTTCTGTTCAGCCGTAACGGCTGTATCGGATTTGGGAGAGGTTGTCGTTGTTATGCATGGAACAACTAGTGATGATTACTGTCTGATACACAGAGGAGTTAAGGTCAGGAAGTGTCACACATCGAGAAGGGATGCATTTAGAACTATCAACTATACACCTTTGGGAAAAGTTCACTATCCGAGCGGGGAAATCGAGTGGATCGGTGAGAGGTTCAAGAGGGGAGAGAGAGAGCTCGAGCTTAGAGATAAACTTGAGGAGAAATGTGTTCTGATAAAATTCTTCCCAGGCTTAAGTCCCGACATACTTGAATATTACTACGAGAGGGGTTACAGAGGATTCGTTTTGGAGGGAACTGGTTTGGGACACGTATCGACTGACTGGGTGGATACTATAAAGAGAATTGCTGAAGACAGCTTAATTGTAATGACTTCTCAATGTCTCTGGGGTAGGGTCTGTTGCAGAGTTTATGATACTGGAAGATACCTGCTCAGGGCGGGAGTCATTGAAGGTGAAGATATGCTTCCAGAAGTAGCTCTGGTTAAGGTGATGTGGTTACTTGGAAATTATGATCTTGAAGAGGCTAAGAAGCTCGTTAAAGAGAATTTGGTCGGAGAGATAACACCTTCAACGAGATACGATTACTCATGA